A region of Paenibacillus thiaminolyticus DNA encodes the following proteins:
- the rbsD gene encoding D-ribose pyranase produces MKKGGVLHPQLNRILAETGHTDMLTICDRGFPVPLGVERVDLALTDDLPAVTDALRAIAGEFMIDCIIITEEMQAFSPERVALLKELMPDARWKVLPHVQFKQLCTESRAVIRTGDTTPYANLIIVSG; encoded by the coding sequence ATGAAAAAAGGCGGAGTGCTTCATCCCCAGCTGAACCGCATCCTGGCCGAGACCGGACATACCGATATGCTGACGATCTGCGATCGCGGCTTCCCGGTACCGCTCGGCGTGGAGCGGGTCGATCTTGCCTTGACCGATGATCTGCCGGCCGTTACGGACGCCCTGCGGGCCATCGCCGGCGAATTCATGATTGATTGCATTATCATTACCGAGGAAATGCAAGCCTTCAGTCCGGAGCGGGTCGCCCTGCTGAAGGAATTGATGCCGGATGCGCGATGGAAGGTGCTGCCGCATGTCCAGTTCAAGCAGCTGTGCACCGAATCGAGGGCGGTTATCCGGACGGGGGATACGACCCCGTATGCGAATCTGATCATCGTATCCGGATGA
- a CDS encoding fumarylacetoacetate hydrolase family protein produces MKFITFYDHDQQLRAGVKTDRGIVDISGKYTIHEVISGGRDVLREVEAYAAGANDVLDEKDLTYGPCVTDPQKIICVGLNYRKHAEETNAPIPEVPILFNKFNNTLTGHGHDVVLPRVSQAVDYEAELVIVIGKPAKDVTEEEALDYVFGYCNVNDLSARDLQMRTPQWMLGKICDGFSPLGPYLVTADEVGDPNQLDIRCIVNGETRQHSNTADMIFTCKEIISYISRHLTLLPGDLILTGTPEGVVLGLPESERVYLKDGDLVTIEIEKLGALTNRMVAER; encoded by the coding sequence GTGAAATTTATCACGTTCTATGATCACGATCAACAGCTGCGCGCGGGCGTCAAGACGGATCGAGGCATCGTCGACATCAGCGGCAAATATACAATTCATGAGGTGATCTCGGGAGGCCGGGATGTCCTGCGGGAGGTCGAGGCTTACGCCGCCGGCGCGAACGATGTGCTCGACGAGAAGGATTTGACCTACGGGCCATGCGTCACGGATCCGCAGAAGATCATTTGTGTCGGACTGAACTACCGGAAGCATGCGGAGGAGACGAATGCTCCGATTCCGGAAGTTCCGATTCTATTCAACAAATTCAACAATACGCTGACCGGCCACGGCCATGATGTCGTGCTCCCGCGCGTCAGCCAAGCGGTGGACTACGAGGCCGAGTTGGTCATCGTCATCGGCAAGCCTGCCAAGGATGTAACGGAGGAGGAAGCGCTGGACTATGTGTTCGGCTACTGCAACGTGAACGACCTGTCGGCCCGTGATCTGCAGATGCGCACGCCTCAATGGATGCTCGGCAAAATCTGCGACGGCTTCAGTCCGCTCGGGCCGTATCTCGTGACGGCGGATGAGGTGGGCGATCCGAACCAACTCGATATCCGTTGCATTGTCAATGGAGAGACGCGCCAGCATTCGAATACGGCGGACATGATCTTTACCTGCAAGGAGATTATCAGCTATATATCGCGTCATTTGACGCTGCTTCCGGGCGATCTCATTTTGACGGGCACGCCGGAAGGGGTCGTGCTGGGCTTGCCGGAATCCGAACGAGTCTACTTGAAGGACGGCGACCTGGTCACGATTGAAATCGAGAAGCTCGGCGCTTTGACGAACCGGATGGTGGCCGAACGGTAG
- a CDS encoding cyclase family protein: protein MLNITRMVDLSQELYHLCPVLPDFEPPKMDYICVGPRDGWKLEQVTMNLHTGTHMDAPAHLGEYSKTLDQFPVDAFQGRMVFVPLQDRGKGYPIGRSDLEPYAEQLTSDAVVLLYTGWGEKRGWTKEWIYESPYLSNEGARYLAECGVKAVGIDHFSIGGTGEENEETHRIVLGADMWVAEGLQLDDPALREGEWHVIAMPLKIRDSSGAPARIVAIQWEARP, encoded by the coding sequence ATTTCGAACCGCCCAAAATGGATTATATATGCGTCGGGCCGCGCGACGGCTGGAAGCTGGAGCAGGTGACGATGAACCTGCATACCGGCACGCATATGGATGCGCCGGCGCATTTGGGCGAATATAGCAAGACCTTGGATCAATTCCCGGTGGACGCCTTTCAGGGGCGGATGGTATTCGTCCCGCTGCAGGATCGGGGCAAGGGTTACCCGATTGGGCGCTCGGATCTGGAGCCGTACGCCGAACAGTTGACCAGCGATGCGGTCGTGCTGCTGTATACTGGCTGGGGCGAGAAGCGGGGCTGGACCAAGGAATGGATCTATGAATCTCCGTATCTGTCCAATGAGGGCGCCCGCTATTTGGCCGAGTGCGGCGTGAAGGCGGTCGGAATCGACCATTTCAGCATCGGCGGCACGGGCGAAGAGAACGAGGAGACGCACCGTATCGTGCTCGGCGCTGATATGTGGGTCGCCGAAGGGCTGCAGCTCGATGATCCCGCGCTGCGGGAGGGCGAATGGCATGTGATAGCAATGCCCCTTAAAATACGGGATTCGAGCGGAGCGCCCGCCCGGATCGTGGCGATCCAGTGGGAGGCTCGCCCATGA
- a CDS encoding (Fe-S)-binding protein encodes MRVSLFVTCLADTCFPDVAESAVRLLHRLGCDVDFPRLQTCCGQPAFNSGYHDDAREVARQWLRAFEHSDYIVTPSGSCAGMACHYYEDLFREEPAWLARATRAAERTYELSQFIVKVLGRTDIGAAYEGTATYHPSCHGMRLLGIGDEPMTLLRHVKGLKLVDLPHQEDCCGFGGTFAVKMPEMSGAMVTEKAEHVVSTQADILIGTDMGCLMNIGGRLNQAGRPIRVMHLAQLLEEGVKRA; translated from the coding sequence ATGCGCGTATCTTTATTTGTCACTTGTCTGGCGGATACTTGCTTTCCCGACGTGGCGGAGAGCGCGGTCCGGCTGCTGCACCGTCTCGGCTGCGACGTTGATTTCCCCCGGCTGCAAACGTGCTGCGGGCAGCCGGCGTTCAACAGCGGTTATCATGACGACGCGCGGGAGGTCGCGCGGCAGTGGCTGCGGGCGTTCGAGCACAGCGACTACATTGTGACGCCGTCCGGCTCCTGCGCCGGCATGGCATGCCATTATTACGAGGATTTGTTCCGGGAGGAGCCGGCATGGCTGGCCCGGGCGACGCGTGCGGCGGAGCGCACCTATGAGCTGTCCCAATTCATCGTGAAGGTGCTGGGGCGCACCGACATCGGGGCCGCTTACGAGGGGACGGCCACCTACCATCCTTCCTGTCACGGCATGCGGCTGCTCGGCATTGGCGACGAGCCGATGACGCTGCTGCGGCATGTGAAGGGGCTGAAGCTTGTCGATCTGCCTCATCAGGAGGATTGCTGCGGCTTCGGCGGCACATTCGCCGTGAAGATGCCGGAGATGTCCGGCGCGATGGTTACGGAGAAGGCAGAGCATGTCGTATCGACGCAAGCGGACATTCTGATCGGGACGGATATGGGCTGCCTGATGAACATTGGCGGCCGGCTCAATCAGGCCGGCAGACCGATTCGCGTCATGCATCTTGCCCAACTGCTGGAGGAAGGAGTGAAGCGGGCATGA
- a CDS encoding SDR family NAD(P)-dependent oxidoreductase produces the protein MRLQGKVCIITGAGSGIGRSSALRFASEGAVVAVADIQPDAGQETVKLITDQGGAASFVHVDVTVPEQAQAMADTVMRQYGRIDVLFNNAGVSGIGMLHEIEPEAWDRVIAINIRGVFLPSKYVIPYMIEQQSGAIINMSSCIAEMGLANRASYAATKGAVLSLTKSMQVDYATYNIRVNALLPGTIYTPFVEQYLRNSYDDPEQAIASIKTRQLSGELGLPEDVAEAALFLASDEAKFIMGSPLYVDGGVVFGKNA, from the coding sequence ATGCGTTTACAAGGGAAAGTATGTATCATTACAGGCGCGGGATCCGGCATCGGACGCAGCTCGGCGCTGCGCTTCGCGAGCGAAGGAGCGGTGGTGGCCGTAGCCGACATCCAGCCGGATGCAGGCCAGGAGACCGTGAAGCTGATCACGGACCAGGGCGGAGCCGCTTCGTTCGTGCATGTGGACGTTACCGTTCCGGAGCAAGCTCAGGCTATGGCTGATACGGTGATGCGGCAGTATGGGCGCATTGACGTTCTGTTCAACAATGCGGGGGTCAGCGGCATAGGAATGCTGCATGAGATCGAGCCCGAGGCATGGGATCGCGTCATTGCGATTAATATCCGCGGCGTCTTCCTGCCGAGCAAATATGTCATTCCTTATATGATCGAGCAGCAGAGCGGCGCGATTATCAACATGTCCTCCTGCATCGCCGAGATGGGGCTGGCGAACCGCGCATCCTACGCGGCAACGAAGGGTGCGGTGTTGTCCTTGACCAAATCGATGCAGGTGGACTACGCCACGTACAACATTCGGGTGAATGCGCTGTTGCCGGGAACGATCTACACCCCGTTCGTCGAGCAGTATCTGCGCAATTCGTATGATGATCCCGAGCAAGCGATTGCTTCCATCAAGACACGGCAACTGAGCGGCGAACTCGGCCTGCCTGAGGATGTGGCGGAAGCGGCGCTGTTCCTGGCTTCGGACGAAGCCAAATTCATTATGGGCTCCCCGTTGTACGTAGACGGCGGCGTCGTCTTCGGCAAAAATGCTTAA